Part of the Planctomycetota bacterium genome is shown below.
ATCGCCGAAGAGTTCGGGCATGTCGACAAGCGTACGCGGCTGGGTGATTTGTCTTGCCATCCAGGCGTGTGAATTCGACATCAGTCACATGACGATTTCACCTGCCGCGGGGATGCAGGCGTACAGCGCCTACGCCCGAGAGCAACGGCCGACACTCGCCGCCAATCCGCCCGCCCCCCCGCCACCGCGCGAAACAGTGGCCGAGATGAACGCGAAGTACCAAGCCGCAGCCAAGGAAGTCAGCAACTTCCTCGCGTCGGACCGCGGCAAAGCCCTCGGGGACTTCAGCAGACTCCAATCGCATCTGGGCACGCGATTGGACGTGCAGGCGTAATGGCATAGCGCTTTATGTGCAACGACGCCGCACCTTGAGCAGTTGGTGTGCCCGCAGTGCGGCTTCGCCGCCGTCCCCTGAGAGTGAACGTAGCAGTGGCGGCGGGTTACCCCTGCCAGACCGACTCGTTGAACTTGTCGAGCGCGGTCTTGAGACCGTCGACGATGTCATCGCCGAGTGCCTGCGTTTCGACGAGCTTCTCGCGAACGCTGGCGTGGGACTGGTCGACGTAGGTGAGGAAGCCGTCCTGCCACTCGGAGACCTTTTCGACTTCAACCTTGTCGAGGTAGCCGTTGGTCGCGGCGTAGATGACCATGACCTGCTGCTCGAAGGGCATCGGCTGGTACTGCGGCTGCTTGAGCAGTTCAACCAGACGGGCACCGCGGTCGAGCTTGGCTTGGGTCTTGGGGTCGAGCTCGGTACCGAGCTGGGCGAACGCTTCGAGTTCGCGGTAGGCGGCGAGGTCAAGACGCAGCGAGCCCGCGATCTTCTTCATAGCCTTGGTCTGGGCCGAACCACCCACACGAGACACGGAGATACCCACGTTCACTGCGGGACGCACGCCGGCGAAGAACAGGTCGGGCTCGAGGTAGATCTGACCGTCGGTGATGGAGATGACGTTGGTCGGGATGTAAGCCGATACTTCGCCTTCCTGGGTTTCGATGATCGGCAGCGCGGTGAGCGAGCCGCCGCCGTTGTCGTCGGAGAGTTTGACGGCGCGTTCGAGCAGACGGGAGTGCAGGTAGAACACGTCGCCGGGGAACGCCTCGCGGCCCGGCGGACGACGCAGCAGCAGCGAGAGCTGACGGTAAGCGGCGGCCTGCTTGGTGAGATCGTCGTAAACCACCAGCGTGTGCTCGCCCTTCCACATGAAGTACTCGGCCATCGCGCAACCGGCGTAGGCGGCGATGTACTGCAGCGGGGCCGGGTCGGACGCGCCGGCGGTGATCACCGTCGTGTACTCCATCGCGCCTTCGCGCTTGAGCACGTCGACGACCGAAGCGACCGAAGATTCCTTCTGGCCGATGGCGACGTAGAAGCACTTAACGCCCTTGCCCTTCTGGTTGATGATCGCGTCGAGGGCAACCGCGGTCTTGCCGACTTTGCGGTCGCCGATGATGAGCTCACGCTGGCCGCGGCCGATCGGGATCATCGCGTCAATCGCCTTGATACCCGTGGCGAGCGGCTCGTGCACCGGCTGACGCTTGGCGATGCCGGGCGCGACGATGTCCATCATGCGCGTCTCGGACGACTGGATCTCCGCGCCTCCATCGACGGCCTGACCAAGCGGGTTGACCACGCGACCGACCACGCCCTCACCGACGGGCACCGTCAGCAGCCGGCCGGTCGACTTCACTTCGTCGCCTTCCTTGATGCCGAGGTAGTCGCCGTAGATGACCGCACCGATGGAGTCTTCCTCGAGGTTGAAGACCTGGCCCATGGTGCCGTTGGCGAACTCGAGGAGCTCGCCGGCCATGGCGTTGCGGAGGCCGTAGATGCGGGCGATGCCGTCACCGACTTCGATGACGGTGCCGACCTCGGAGACTTCGAGCTGCTGCTCGAAGCCTTCGAT
Proteins encoded:
- the atpA gene encoding F0F1 ATP synthase subunit alpha → MAINVSEISSVLKREIEGFEQQLEVSEVGTVIEVGDGIARIYGLRNAMAGELLEFANGTMGQVFNLEEDSIGAVIYGDYLGIKEGDEVKSTGRLLTVPVGEGVVGRVVNPLGQAVDGGAEIQSSETRMMDIVAPGIAKRQPVHEPLATGIKAIDAMIPIGRGQRELIIGDRKVGKTAVALDAIINQKGKGVKCFYVAIGQKESSVASVVDVLKREGAMEYTTVITAGASDPAPLQYIAAYAGCAMAEYFMWKGEHTLVVYDDLTKQAAAYRQLSLLLRRPPGREAFPGDVFYLHSRLLERAVKLSDDNGGGSLTALPIIETQEGEVSAYIPTNVISITDGQIYLEPDLFFAGVRPAVNVGISVSRVGGSAQTKAMKKIAGSLRLDLAAYRELEAFAQLGTELDPKTQAKLDRGARLVELLKQPQYQPMPFEQQVMVIYAATNGYLDKVEVEKVSEWQDGFLTYVDQSHASVREKLVETQALGDDIVDGLKTALDKFNESVWQG